One Babylonia areolata isolate BAREFJ2019XMU chromosome 27, ASM4173473v1, whole genome shotgun sequence DNA window includes the following coding sequences:
- the LOC143301184 gene encoding L-fucose dehydrogenase-like, protein MASSAAATSAGLRYKDKVTIVTGGSKGIGKGCVEVFVKNGSKVVFCARGEKEGAEVEAAMNAMGPGEATFVKCDMSQEDQIKNLIDVTVAKYGRIDCLINNAGIHPPHKPIDDFTTDDVRELMNINFVSYFAASKYALPHLRKTQGNIINDGSLVAHLGQMWAVSYVATKGAIASMTRALAVDEAAHNVRVNMFSPGNVWTPLWEDAAKTTGDFETAIQGGRDCQLLGRFGTIEECGLVCMFLAADATFCTGIDIPVSGGAELNYGNKNMQGKENPFK, encoded by the exons ATGGCGTCGTCTGCTGCAGCAACAAGCGCGGGACTTCGTTACAAAGACAAAGTGACAATCGTCACGGGTGGTTCCAAAGGCATAGGGAAAGGCTGCGTCGAGGTGTTTG TGAAAAATGGATCTAAAGTGGTCTTCTGTGCTCGAGGAG AAAAGGAAGGGGCGGAGGTGGAGGCAGCCATGAACGCCATGGGGCCAGGGGAGGCCACCTTTGTCAAGTGCGACATGTCCCAGGAGGACCAGATCAAG AATCTGATCGATGTGACCGTAGCCAAGTATGGACGCATTGACTGTCTGATCAACAATGCTGGCATCC ACCCACCCCACAAGCCGATCGATGATTTCACCACAGACGATGTGCGGGAACTGATGAACATCAACTTCGTCAGTTACTTTGCTgccagcaag TACGCGTTGCCACACCTGCGGAAGACCCAGGGGAATATCATCAACGACGGCAGTCTGGTAGCTCACCTTGGTCAGATGTGGGCCGTATCCTACGTCGCCACGAAG GGAGCCATTGCATCAATGACGAGGGCACTTGCTGTTGACGAGGCCGCACACAATGTGCGAGTCAACAT GTTTTCTCCGGGCAATGTGTGGACTCCACTGTGGGAGGATGCAGCGAAAACCACTGGTGACTTTGAAACTGCCATACAGGGTGGGAGAGATTGTCAG CTGCTGGGACGGTTCGGGACGATAGAGGAATGCGGTCTGGTGTGTATGTTCCTGGCTGCGGACGCCACATTCTGCACCGGCATCGATATACCCGTGTCTGGCGGAGCAGAGCTGAACTACGGCAACAAGAACATGCAAGGGAAGGAGAATCCCTTTAAGTAA